In Funiculus sociatus GB2-C1, one genomic interval encodes:
- a CDS encoding alkaline phosphatase PhoX → MSLSRRQFFTLAGTSAAGVVLMSPLEALYTRVANGQSVSGGGYGPLIPDPNGLLDLPRGFQYRAISRTGDMMNDRNPVPGGHDGMAAFPGPNNTTILVRNHELSPNSTTQVAGLKYDNLCKGGTTTLIVGPDRQLKSHYASLAGTYRNCAGGPTPWGSWISCEENTSTPATNDPVNTTGNVEKRHGYNFEVPANAKRNVVPVPLRAMGRFNHEAVAVDPKTGIVYETEDRGDSLFYRFIPNQPGNLVAGGVLEALKIKGMPQAITKTNFPVRKPMEVEWVRIDNPDPDTDTVRLEGFSKGAAQFTRGEGIWYGKGEFYFCCTNGGEKGLGQVWRYVPGTNAQEGGTLELFVEPNNENVLEGPDNIVVAPFGDLIICEDGDDEQFVVGVTQKGELYQFARNAINDREFAGACFSPDGQTMFVNIQTPGITFAIWGPWARG, encoded by the coding sequence ATGTCTTTATCACGGCGGCAATTCTTCACCCTAGCAGGCACCAGTGCTGCGGGTGTTGTTTTAATGTCCCCTCTAGAAGCTCTTTATACCAGAGTAGCCAACGGTCAATCAGTGAGTGGGGGAGGTTATGGCCCGCTTATTCCAGATCCCAATGGTTTGTTAGATTTACCACGCGGATTTCAATATCGCGCCATCTCTCGCACCGGGGACATGATGAACGATCGTAACCCAGTGCCGGGTGGTCACGATGGCATGGCTGCGTTCCCCGGCCCTAATAACACAACTATCCTAGTTCGCAATCACGAATTAAGCCCGAATTCCACCACGCAAGTTGCCGGACTCAAGTACGATAATCTCTGTAAAGGTGGCACAACAACACTGATCGTAGGGCCGGATCGCCAATTAAAGAGTCATTATGCTTCCCTAGCGGGAACCTACCGTAACTGTGCGGGTGGCCCTACTCCTTGGGGTTCGTGGATAAGCTGTGAAGAAAATACCTCGACTCCCGCTACAAACGATCCAGTTAATACGACTGGTAATGTCGAGAAACGTCACGGTTATAACTTTGAAGTTCCGGCGAATGCAAAAAGAAATGTGGTTCCTGTGCCTCTAAGAGCAATGGGGCGTTTTAACCACGAAGCAGTTGCAGTTGATCCGAAAACTGGAATTGTTTATGAAACTGAAGATAGAGGAGATAGTCTCTTCTATCGCTTTATTCCAAATCAACCGGGGAACCTCGTAGCAGGCGGTGTTTTGGAAGCTTTGAAAATTAAAGGAATGCCCCAGGCAATTACTAAAACTAATTTCCCGGTGCGTAAACCGATGGAAGTTGAATGGGTTCGCATCGACAATCCTGATCCTGATACGGATACTGTCCGCCTCGAAGGCTTCAGCAAGGGAGCAGCCCAATTTACACGTGGGGAAGGAATCTGGTACGGCAAAGGTGAATTTTACTTTTGCTGCACTAATGGTGGAGAAAAAGGATTGGGTCAAGTTTGGCGCTACGTTCCTGGTACAAATGCACAAGAAGGCGGCACTCTCGAACTATTTGTTGAACCAAACAATGAAAATGTATTAGAGGGCCCGGATAACATTGTTGTGGCTCCTTTTGGCGATTTGATCATCTGTGAAGATGGTGACGACGAGCAATTTGTAGTCGGCGTGACTCAAAAGGGCGAACTCTATCAATTTGCTCGGAATGCGATCAATGATAGAGAGTTCGCTGGTGCCTGTTTTTCACCTGACGGACAAACCATGTTTGTTAATATTCAAACCCCAGGCATCACGTTTGCTATTTGGGGACCTTGGGCAAGAGGATAA
- a CDS encoding methyltransferase domain-containing protein codes for MNPLSRFSDRAADYAKHRPSYPTPAIDSILEGLGEPSQLVAADIGAGTGISSRLLAERGVRVIAIEPNAAMRKAASPHPLVEFREGTAEATNLPGASVDLVTCFQSFHWFNPEPTLQEFRRILKSNGRLAVVWNDRECNDEFTANYSRIIQAASNNHPAEKRMVCADPLFSNPHFPNVRCLTFEYQQELDLEGLVGRAQSVSYIPKGGQTQQQLISNLQELYASACNERGFVYLVYSTNVYLANNW; via the coding sequence ATGAATCCCCTCTCGCGATTTTCTGACAGGGCGGCGGATTATGCGAAACATCGACCGAGTTATCCAACCCCTGCCATTGACTCTATTCTGGAAGGATTGGGAGAACCTTCGCAACTCGTAGCAGCAGATATTGGTGCGGGTACGGGTATATCTTCACGTCTTTTAGCTGAACGTGGGGTGCGAGTAATTGCCATCGAACCAAATGCAGCGATGAGAAAAGCTGCATCACCGCATCCCTTAGTAGAGTTTCGTGAAGGGACAGCGGAAGCAACTAATTTACCAGGCGCATCAGTTGACTTGGTGACTTGTTTCCAATCTTTCCATTGGTTTAATCCGGAACCAACTTTGCAAGAGTTTCGCCGCATTCTTAAATCCAATGGTAGATTAGCTGTAGTGTGGAACGATCGAGAGTGCAACGACGAATTCACAGCAAATTACAGCCGCATAATTCAGGCTGCATCGAACAATCATCCAGCAGAAAAGCGGATGGTTTGTGCAGATCCGCTTTTCTCCAATCCGCATTTCCCTAATGTCCGCTGCCTAACTTTTGAGTATCAGCAAGAGTTAGATTTAGAGGGATTAGTTGGTAGAGCGCAAAGTGTATCCTACATTCCAAAAGGAGGGCAAACACAACAGCAACTCATCTCTAATTTGCAAGAACTATATGCAAGCGCTTGTAATGAGCGAGGCTTTGTATATTTGGTCTATAGCACCAATGTTTACCTTGCAAATAATTGGTAA
- a CDS encoding NAD(P)-binding domain-containing protein yields the protein MKVGFLGTGLMGQPMVKRLLEAKISVVAYNRTQSKLAPLRDAGAKIADSPQEAIRESDCVILMLTNATAIHDTLLSKASRQELKGRTVVQMGTISPSDSKAIASEVVAAGGEYIEAPVLGSIPEAEAGKLMVMVGASGEQFEKWLPLLKNFGSEPLHIGEIGAAAAVKLALNQLIASLTSTFALSLGFVQNQGVEVEKFMQILRQSALYAPTFDKKLQRMLDRNYENPNFPTKHLLKDTNLFLTEAKSEGLNVSSLEGIRQILEIAQNMGLADDDYSALFSAINPKND from the coding sequence GTGAAAGTAGGATTTTTAGGGACTGGGTTAATGGGACAGCCGATGGTCAAAAGGCTGTTAGAAGCTAAAATTTCGGTGGTTGCATACAATCGCACCCAATCGAAACTAGCACCTTTGCGAGATGCGGGTGCTAAAATTGCTGACTCTCCGCAAGAAGCAATTCGCGAGTCTGATTGCGTAATTTTGATGCTGACAAATGCTACAGCAATTCATGATACTTTATTGTCCAAAGCTTCCCGACAAGAATTAAAAGGTCGCACAGTCGTTCAAATGGGGACGATTTCGCCAAGCGACAGTAAAGCGATCGCATCTGAAGTTGTTGCTGCTGGTGGCGAGTACATTGAAGCACCCGTACTGGGAAGTATTCCGGAAGCCGAGGCAGGTAAATTAATGGTAATGGTCGGGGCTTCTGGCGAACAATTTGAAAAGTGGTTGCCATTACTAAAAAACTTTGGTTCAGAACCCCTGCATATTGGCGAAATTGGTGCTGCTGCTGCTGTGAAATTAGCCCTTAATCAACTGATAGCTTCTTTAACAAGTACCTTTGCACTAAGTTTAGGATTTGTTCAAAATCAAGGTGTCGAAGTCGAGAAATTCATGCAAATTCTGCGACAAAGCGCCCTCTACGCACCAACATTTGATAAAAAGTTGCAGCGAATGTTAGATAGAAACTACGAAAATCCCAACTTTCCGACTAAACATTTACTGAAAGATACTAACTTATTTCTTACTGAAGCTAAGTCAGAGGGGTTGAACGTCAGCAGTTTGGAAGGCATTCGTCAAATTTTAGAAATAGCACAAAATATGGGTTTGGCTGATGACGATTATTCAGCCTTATTTTCTGCTATTAATCCCAAAAATGATTAA
- a CDS encoding class I SAM-dependent methyltransferase yields MQRILEPEVMDSWEEATEYDAMDFTEINAAFAQRAIELIESPTATILDAGTGTARIPILIAQQRSQWQIIGIDMAEYMLQIGRKNVENAGLQQQISLKLVDAKHLPYQDGTFDMVISNSLIHHLPNPLPFLQELQRVLKPNGAILLRDLIHPPSEEIINSLVQSIGEEYNEHQKKLFRDSLHAAFTLDEVNELVQQAGVSNVTVYQSSDRHWTAERFWNA; encoded by the coding sequence ATGCAAAGAATATTAGAACCCGAAGTCATGGACAGTTGGGAAGAAGCAACTGAATATGACGCAATGGATTTCACTGAGATAAACGCGGCTTTTGCTCAACGTGCGATTGAGTTAATAGAGTCCCCAACTGCAACCATTCTCGATGCTGGAACTGGTACAGCGCGAATTCCTATTTTAATTGCACAGCAGCGAAGTCAATGGCAAATTATCGGCATTGACATGGCAGAATATATGCTACAAATCGGCAGGAAGAATGTAGAGAATGCCGGCTTGCAACAACAAATAAGTTTAAAATTAGTGGATGCCAAGCACTTACCATATCAAGATGGTACATTTGATATGGTTATTTCCAATAGCCTTATCCATCACCTGCCAAATCCACTGCCTTTTTTACAAGAATTGCAGCGAGTGCTAAAACCTAATGGCGCAATTCTCCTCCGGGACTTGATTCATCCTCCAAGTGAGGAAATTATCAATTCTCTGGTTCAAAGTATCGGAGAAGAGTATAACGAACACCAGAAAAAGTTATTCCGCGATTCTCTCCACGCCGCCTTTACTCTAGATGAGGTAAACGAGTTGGTGCAACAGGCTGGAGTGTCCAATGTTACAGTTTACCAATCAAGCGATCGCCATTGGACAGCAGAACGATTCTGGAATGCCTAA